The following DNA comes from Pseudomonas triticicola.
GGTAATCGGCACGGTCATTCTGACCCTGGCGTTCAAAGGCGCCGACCGCGCCACCCGCCCGCGCGGACCGTTCAGCGGCGGCAGCGTCAGCTCCCGTCAGGTTGCGCCGTGGTACACCCGCCTGGCGGTGTTCGTGGTCTGCCTGCTGATCTGCGTCGTCGCCGCTCGCGGCACCTTGCGTCAAGGCCCGCCGATGCGTTGGGGTGACGTCTACACCACCGATTCCAACTTCGCCAACCAGCTCGGCCTCAACGGCACGCTGTCGCTGATCGCCGCGGCCAAGGCGCGCATGGGCGAAGACCGCGACAACATCTGGAAAGCCACGCTGCCGCAGGAACAGGCGCAGCAAGTGGTGCGCGACATGTTGCTGATGCCCGACGACAAACTGGTCGATGCCGATATCGCCGCTGTTCGCCGCGACTACCTGCCGCCGGCCGACAAGACCCTGCCGATCAAGAACGTCGTGGTGATCCTGATGGAAAGCATGGCCGGTCACTCGGTCGGTGCTTTGGGCGCGCCGGGCAATATCACCCCGTACCTGGACAAGCTGTCGAAGGAAGGTCTGCTGTTCGACCGTTTCTTCTCCAACGGCACCCACACCCACCAGGGCATGTTCGCGACCATGGCCTGCTTCCCCAACCTGCCAGGTTTCGAATACCTGATGCAGACCCCGGAAGGCAGCCACAAACTGTCCGGCCTGCCGCAGCTGCTCAGCGCCCGCGACTATGACGACGTCTACGTCTACAACGGCGACTTCGCCTGGGATAACCAGTCGGGCTTCTTCAGCAACCAGGGCATGACCAACTTCGTTGGCCGCAACGACTTCGTCAATCCGGTGTTCTCCGATCCGACCTGGGGCGTTTCCGACCAGGACATGTTCGATCGTGGCCTGCAGGAACTGAAGGCGCGGGAAAACGGCAAGCCGTTCTACGCATTGCTGCAAACACTGTCCAACCACACGCCGTACGCCTTGCCGACGCCATTGCCGGTCGAGCGCGTCACTGACCGTGGCAGCCTCAACGAACACCTGACCGCCATGCGCTACTCCGATTGGGCGCTCGGCCAGTTCTTCGAGAAGGCGCGCAAAGAGAAGTATTTCAACGAAACCCTGTTCGTCATCGTCGGCGACCACGGCTTCGGCAACGAGCGCCAGATCACCGAAATGGACCTGGGCCGCTTCAACGTGCCGATGCTGATGATCGCCCCGGGCATCCAGCAGAAGTTCGGTACCCGCGACCACACCGTGGGCACGCAGATCGACATCGTGCCGACCATCATGGGCCGTCTCGGTGGCGAAGTGCGTCACCAGTGCTGGGGCCGCGACCTGCTCAACCTGCCGCAGGGCGACACCGGTTTTGGCGTGATCAAGCCTTCGGGCAGCGAGCAGACCACCGCCATCGTCACCGCCGATGAGATTCTGGTACTGCCGCGTGACAAGGACATGGGGCCGAAAATCTGGAAATATCAGCTTGGCGCCAACCCGCACGCCGAAGTTGTGCCGGACGCGCCGCGCACTGCCGAACTCAAACTCAAACTTGAAGCGTTCCTGCAAACCGCGACCAAGAGCCTGCTCGATAACACCGCCGGTGTCATTCACGGCAAGCCGGACTGATCACTCCTTAAAGTCCACGCAATAAAAAGAGGCCCTTGAAAAAGGGCCTCTTTTTTTACAGCT
Coding sequences within:
- a CDS encoding LTA synthase family protein, yielding MANPDALNQQRSSARLLQPTVKSHLAYTLLCALVMMVMFSALRLALLVYNREMILDTPAATFLEAFVNGLRFDLRLVVYLCIPLVLALFSARAMAARGFFRLWLTVASSIALFLGLMEMDFYREFHQRLNGLVFQYVKEDPKTVMSMLWYGFPVVRYVLAWVIGTVILTLAFKGADRATRPRGPFSGGSVSSRQVAPWYTRLAVFVVCLLICVVAARGTLRQGPPMRWGDVYTTDSNFANQLGLNGTLSLIAAAKARMGEDRDNIWKATLPQEQAQQVVRDMLLMPDDKLVDADIAAVRRDYLPPADKTLPIKNVVVILMESMAGHSVGALGAPGNITPYLDKLSKEGLLFDRFFSNGTHTHQGMFATMACFPNLPGFEYLMQTPEGSHKLSGLPQLLSARDYDDVYVYNGDFAWDNQSGFFSNQGMTNFVGRNDFVNPVFSDPTWGVSDQDMFDRGLQELKARENGKPFYALLQTLSNHTPYALPTPLPVERVTDRGSLNEHLTAMRYSDWALGQFFEKARKEKYFNETLFVIVGDHGFGNERQITEMDLGRFNVPMLMIAPGIQQKFGTRDHTVGTQIDIVPTIMGRLGGEVRHQCWGRDLLNLPQGDTGFGVIKPSGSEQTTAIVTADEILVLPRDKDMGPKIWKYQLGANPHAEVVPDAPRTAELKLKLEAFLQTATKSLLDNTAGVIHGKPD